DNA from Sebaldella sp. S0638:
AGTAAACTATTTTTTACAGAAGATGCTTGGGATGAATACATTAATTGGCAAACTCAAGATAAAAAAACTTTAAAGCGTATAAATTTGCTTTTGAAAGATATTAAAAGAGACCCAAAAAATGGGATTGGCAAACCTGAAAAGCTGAAAGAAGACTTAACAGATTATTGGAGTAGAAGAATAGATGAAAAAAATAGACTTGTTTATCGATTTGATGATGAAGTAATTGAAATTATTCAATGTAAAACTCATTATGGTGATAAGTAATAGATGAAAATTATATAATGCTATATTAAAATATATTTTTAATATAGCTATTTTTTTATTTTATATAATTTTTAGAAAGTTATAACATGGACTTAGTGGTAAATTGGAAAAAATAAAATAAACACATCTGAATAATATTTAATAAAAACAACATCTAAACATTCTTTTCATACTATAATACATAATATGAAATGATTTTCTTAATAGTAAATTTATGTTATAATAAACAAAAAAAGGAGGAAAAGAATGAAAAAATTATTATTATCTTGTATATTTTTAGCTGGAATCTGCGCATTTTCGGATTCTCCGGAACTACAGCAGGGGATATCTTATGATAAAGCTAATGATTTGAAAAATGCAGAAAAGTATTATAAGATGGCATATGATAAAGGAGATACAGAAGCGGCTTTTTATTTGGCAAGTCTTTATTATGAACAGAAAAAAGGTGATTTAACAGAAAAGTATCTTAAAATAGCAAGTGACAGTGGAGACGGAAAAGCTTCATATGCTTTGGGAACTCTTTATGACGAGCAGAAAAA
Protein-coding regions in this window:
- a CDS encoding Txe/YoeB family addiction module toxin — its product is MSKLFFTEDAWDEYINWQTQDKKTLKRINLLLKDIKRDPKNGIGKPEKLKEDLTDYWSRRIDEKNRLVYRFDDEVIEIIQCKTHYGDK